From a region of the Takifugu flavidus isolate HTHZ2018 chromosome 20, ASM371156v2, whole genome shotgun sequence genome:
- the LOC130517586 gene encoding myosin heavy chain, clone 203-like gives MIQHNDEKQELEQSIEKIQLQLKQANDQHKVMCNTIDKLEVNLQQGKEKIISLEEKYLKEVNAHEMTRGNLSQTIEELQVKFNQEIEEKQELEGKYENEKSLHEETQEQLVQANQQNKELEFQLQQAVVENMWTNENYQEERSAHKHTKEQLNHFEEFYEKEKTEHRITREELEQCIEKAKELHIRVKEVEEGNLLLEESYQKEKSDLKSMTDKAEELLVLLRDTMEKNKTLEMNWKQESSYNKSIRKELEEVQDQKRVINERIQQLEDQLQGAAEENEQIQEKHVTEMSTLRLQLQHTLEASDQAMSENKLMEEKLKQIEQLGGKEQTNQDQIQSQEKQFVKALQACMSVISDTKKLKKRIVAMKKCYLENEHAQISEMVEQVFLTENKDLSIRLQGCQNLLKVNSDTISRLEQQLSATVQQCDEREKKYVQL, from the coding sequence ATGATTCAACACaatgatgaaaaacaagagTTGGAGCAGAGCATCGAGAAGATTCAATTACAATTGAAACAGGCAAATGACCAACACAAGGTCATGTGTAATACAATAGACAAACTAgaagttaaccttcaacagggCAAAGAAAAGATAATTTCTTTAGAGGAGAAATATCTGAAGGAAGTGAATGCTCATGAAATGACAAGAGGGAATCTGAGCCAAACCATAGAAGAGCTTCAAGTTAAATTCAACCAAGAAATAGAGGAGAAGCAAGAGCTTGAAGGGAAATATGAGAATGAAAAATCTTTACATGAGGAAACACAGGAGCAGCTAGTTCAGGCCAATCAGCAGAACAAAGAACTGGAATTCCAATTACAGCAAGCAGTTGTAGAGAATATGTGGACAAATGAAAACTATCAGGAAGAGAGGTCTGCACATAAACATACAAAAGAACAACTGAACCACTTTGAGGAGTTTTATGAGAAGGAAAAGACTGAGCACAGAATTACCAGAGAAGAGCTGGAACAGTGCATAGAAAAGGCAAAAGAGCTACATATTAGGGTCAAAGAGGTAGAAGAAGGCAATTTGCTTTTAGAGGAGAGCTACCAAAAGGAAAAGTCTGACTTAAAAAGCATGACTGATAAAGCAGAAGAACTTCTAGTTCTCTTAAGGGATACAATGGAAAAGAATAAAACCCTAGAAAtgaactggaaacaggaaagctCTTATAATAAAAGTATaaggaaagagctggaggaggtccaGGACCAGAAAAGAGTCATAAATGAGAGAATACAACAATTAGAAGATCAATTACAGGGGGCTGCTGAAGAGAATGAACAAATTCAGGAGAAGCACGTGACAGAAATGTCAACGCTCCGACTCCAACTCCAACACACATTGGAAGCCTCGGATCAGGCCATGTCTGAAAATAAACTTatggaagaaaagctgaagCAGATTGAACAACTCGGGGGTAAAGAGCAAACCAATCAAGATCAGATCCAGTCTCAAGAAAAACAATTTGTTAAGGCTCTCCAAGCATGTATGTCTGTGATCTCGGACaccaaaaagttaaaaaaaagaatcgtCGCTATGAAAAAATGCTATCTAGAAAATGAACATGCGCAGATCAGTGAGATGGTTGAGCAAGTGTTTTTAACTGAAAACAAAGATCTCTCAATAAGGTTACAAGGTTGTCAAAACCTTTTGAAAGTGAATTCAGATACAATCAGCAGACTGGAGCAACAGCTTTCTGCCACAGTTCAGCAATGtgatgagagagaaaagaaatatgtcCAATTATAA